The genomic interval GACACCCCCACACTCGTAAGAATTTATATGAATGTGCTCTACCTTTCCATAGCTCATACGGGGTTTTATCTTCTTGCTTTCGGGGTAtcttatttaacaaataattaactgATAAAACAGCTTCTCCCCACATATTCTGGGGTAACCCAGAACTTATCAACAATGCATTCATCATTTCCTTTAAAGTTCGATTCTTTCGTTCTGTCATCCTATTAGATTGAGGTGAATATAGAGTCGTGACTTGATGTATGATTCCATTCTGGTCACATAGTGACATAAACGGAACAACATACTCACCACCACGGTCACTCCttaattctttgatttttctattaagtTGATTCTCAACTTCATTTTTGTAGAGAATAAACTTTTCCAAAGCTTCATCTTtgcttttcaataaatatacataGCAATATTTTGTGCAATCATCTATAAcggtaataaaatatttattaccaCCTCTTGTTTGAATggatttaaaatcacaaatatcaCCATGTATTAAATCAAGTGGTTCggtgtttcttttaattatttggaaaGATGACCTAGTTAGTTTTGCTTCAACACAAGTTTCACACTTAtgttcaaattaatttggaaattgGGAATATGcttcatgttaattaatttactcaaagaattaaaattaacatgtcTTAATCTACCATGCCAAAGATTAGAAGGCTCAAGCAAATAAGCAGAAGAACTagctttattattaattgttggtTTCAGAGTCATTACATTGAGCTTAAATAGCCCATCATTAACATAACCCTTTCCCACATACATCCGATTTTTTGACAAAACTATCCTATCTGACTCAAACACCATTCATAAACCATGTTTGTTCAGCAGTGATCCAGACACCAAGTTCTTCCGAATTTCTGGCACATAAAGCACATCGTTCAGAGTCAGTTCTTTCCCAGACGTCatcttcaaaatcactttCCCTTGACCTTAATCTCAGTCGTAGCTGAATTCCCTATGAATAGCTTTTCTCCATTGATAACTGCTTCAAATGAAGTGAACAACCCTTTGTCCGAGCAAACATGTCTAGTTGCTCCCGTATCAATCCACCATTCTCTCGGATTAAAGCCAACCAGATTCACTTCTGAAATCACTGCAGAGAGGTTTATGTCTGAAACATGTTGAGTGATGTTTTCCACCACATTCGCCTCTCGCTTCTTTTTAGGCAACATGCAATCCGAAGCCTTGTGACCCATCTTatcacaattaaaatattttccttgaatttttgtttgcttCTTAGAAATTCCTCCTTTCggacccaattttttttttttaggtccATGTTCAACAAAATTTGCCTTTGCCATAGAAATAGCCCTCTTCTTTCTACATTTTTGTTATCTTCCTCAATTCTGAGCTTAACAACAAGCCCTTCAATATTCATCTCCTTTCGTTTATGCTTCAAATAACTCTTGAAATCTTTCCAAGTAGGAggcaatttttcaataattgtgGCAACTTGAAAAGTTTCACTTAGATGCATCCCTTCTGCAAGGATTTCAAATAACATAATTTGAAGCTCTTGTACTTGACTTATTACAATTTTAGAATCCATTACTTTATAATCTAAGAAGCGACCAACAATAAACTTTTTGGTACCCGCATCCTAGGTTTTATATTTTCGATCTAAGGATTCCCATAGCTCTTTGGCTGTTTTCTTTCCTATGTATACGTTATACAAGGAATCACTAAGGCCattcattatataatttttacatatAAAATCTGAATGGTGCCATGCATCAATTGCACTTGCAACTTGAATATCTGTTTCACCCTCTTTGGGTTTAGGAGCATCCTCGGTCAAGAACCTCGCAAGGTTCAACGTAGTTAAGTAAAAGAATATCTTTTGCTGCCAGCGTTTGAAATTTTGgccattgaatttttttgccCTTTCCGCATGATTGACAGAAATTGCCACAGAAGCTGGTTCCTTCACAACAGTTGGTGCAGCAACAGAAGATGAAACTGGGACATACGGAACATCATCAACGGTTTCAGTTGCCATCTCAATGATtgtttaaaatctattttaagattgtaagaaaaacaaacacagtGAGATAACAATTTACACAGTAGCTAAACAACGAAAACCAACTACTGGAAATGACAAATGAAAACAGAGAgcaaaacagaaaagaaaggaaacagaaaaataaaatggaaccCGAGGCCTGCACATGGCAGTATCCTTAAAATAGATTTACTACCTATTAGAGTGCTTTAGGTCTGCTGGTAACTGTTTCCCAGGATACAACGGGCACGAATTTTCGGCTAAGCACAGGGTGGAAATTCCGGCGAACCACAACAGCGAACTCGATCAGAGAAAACAGACGACGAAGAAGGAGGAAAGGAAAAACAAGTGGGCTTTGTGCTGGTTTTTCGAGTGTCCAAAAAACAGAAGAGGATGTGCCTGTTTTTAGTCATGTGAGGATGTAACAGTTGCTTTGTATTGAATTTCCGaattcaatatatgttattaaattgctGTAACAGTCATTGaatttaaacaattcaattaaaaaattgaattgcatAACAGcaagaaataattataaaactgtTACAACTCGTTTGAATTCAAAGAAGTATGAAACTGttacacaaaaaatttaaaaggaaattaaaaacgTGTCATGCAAGCTTGAGTGATTTTGGACTGACATTCGTGTACGCATGATGCGCGGGCGCACACAAGTTCAACCAAATCGGTCTTGGATTCGCACCCCCCCTGCGCATGCGCGTGTAGAGAGAGCCTCTAtccttataattcttattcaTGCATAgttaagtgtttatatataaacactaaTCCCTAGGCTTCTTTTTCCCATGTGGGATAAGtctcatttcctttcaaatttccaaCTTCAAGGGTGAATtttgagagacaatttctcattcacccaagtaccattttgagaaaataaaattatattatttttaaaatattaacgGAATATAATCCGAACCTCACAAGAATTCTCACTTTCTTTAAGTGCGACCCACTCAAAATGTGCCCTCAAAATAGCatgatatgttattttttcaacaatttgtTAGGATGAACTTTATACTTCGAAGTTGGAAGCTAACATGTGCACGGCATATATGTATGTtttgggaaaaataaaataaaaataaaactaagttgaaatgcttttattattgagattgttttgggagaaattttagaatacatcaGAGGTGCCACGCTAGTTAGGGGTGAGCATCGGATCGGATTCAGATTGACCTCCAAATCCGATCGGGTGAAAACTTTACAAACTGATCGGATTTGATTCGGATCAGGATCAATCCGATCGAATTTCAtttgcaattaataaatatagataactaaatttaaaataaaaaaataaaaattgaaaggcaGCCCTAAATCCTTAAAATCCCAAATCAGAGTAGAAAGAATTGAAGAAGCACTTGCAGGCTGCAGCCGCACGAACCCAGCCAAAGAGTCGAAGAAGCAGTTGCAGGCTGCAGCCACACGAACCTAGCCAAAGAATAAGAGAAGCACTTGCAGTCGCACAAACCCAGTCAATCGCTTTGAGAAAAAGCCAGCTAGCTGTCAAGTCTTAAGTCGTGGATGAGCTGCACGGGTTTCAATTTCACTGTGGCTGGGTTCGAGTTCAAGATGAGATTTCAATTTCACAATGACTTTGTCTTTTATTCTAGTTTGCTGTTGAGAGCGAGTTGCTCGGGAGAACTTGATGATGACGCTTGTATATTGAATGTGAAGCAGTGGGGTTTTGATTTTGTCctgaaaaaaggaaagagcAGAAAAGAAGGTGAAAGTAAGAGTGGCATTGGCTTCGTTTGGTTAGATTCAAGATGAGGTTTTAGTTCGGGCTCAAGATGATGTTTCAATTTCACTGTGGTACCAGCTGAAGCCGCAAGCAAAAGTTGAAGTCCAAACCCAGCCActgcatttttttatttattgcatggGTTTCCAATGGAGTCGGATCCAAAGCTTGTGAGATGCTGAGATTTTGACTTTCATTTTTTGCATTTCTTTTCCCCATTTGCTAGCATGctgcatttttcttatttctgtgattttaattttgtatttcaaCTTGAAAGTGACCTGaattcatttgatttatttgagaaaatttgAATCCAATTTCAATATGGTATTATCGAATTGAATCCGAATTAATCCAAATTCGGATCGGATTCAGATCGGTTTTGAGTTTGGATTGTATTCGGATAACGTTTTTACCAATCCGAACAATCCGAAATCCGATCGGATTGACCCGAATCCgaatttgcccacccctaacgCCAGTCATAAAACAAGTACATAATGCTATAATAtgtatgcatttattttgaaaaatcataatGTAAGTGatggttatattaaattctattACACATATCATGCACACATCAATTAGTTGTAATACACCAGaagtattctaaaatttctcttgTTTTGGATATTGGGCAATGGGCATTTGcaatattttctataattgTTTTGCTCCTAACTAACGTTTATTAACCATCCatctatttaattatactTCACATTAGTTagtcatttcatttttataaattgaacGTGGTTTCAAAGTTACATCATCTCATTCCGAGTAGAATTAATCAGATCTTATTTAGAATTTGGCTATATCAGCTCAGTCATTTAActtgtattaaaaatagaaatttaaagtgactttagattttttgttgatttgattGGAGTTTTTTGGAACAGGATTTGACAGTACAACCAAAGTGCACCCTATTGAACAGTAaagtttagtttttttttttttatctgaaccACGAGGTGGTCCTGAGTGGGCCtcaactgtgggaggcacctttaagcccgtaccacaacctAGACTAATCTCCGGTCGCACCGGGTTGGCCTGTAAGGGGTAAAGTGCTGGGCAAAGTGGTGACTCCATACGAGAGCGGAGCTTGAAAAACAGTTTTTAATTTGGGTATATATATCCAAGGGACACAGAAAAACAAACTGAAGTACTACTAtaataagttaattaattgCTTCCTTAACACCTAGcttaataaatagtaaaaataaataaaagattaagtaGCTTcgatagaaaatatttttgaccatttaaaaattcatcaatattacttattatatataaaatgatgTGTAAAGACTTTTTCTAATATTCCTTTTGGCTCTTTTTAATTCATACATACATGGTCTTTTCCTTTAATGGCTACATAGTCAAGACGAACGACTTAGACTTGGACAAAAGCAACCAACTCTCCTAAGACTTAATAAAAAGCAATTAATGTTTCTTTCATGCTCAAGCAAGCTAATGGTCTTATATACTgcagaaccaaaaaaaaaaagggttacAATTAAGTGAGACAATAATAACGATGAACGGCCAAAATATCAAGATTGATCATCATTGTTACAGGGATGATCATGAAGCTGATGATCGTCAGCTTCCGGGGTTTCGGTTCCATCCAACAGATGAAGAACTTGTTGGGTTTTATCTTCGAAGAAAAGTTGACAAGAAACCGCTCAGCATCGAATTGATCAAACAGATTGATATTTACAAGCATGATCCTTGGGATCTTCCAAGTATGAACTACGTACtcaatttgtcttttttttttctttttgggatcaaatttaaaagagcTTTTAAAGGCTTAAAAGTGTTTGTTCAACTCTTCTTTTTCCCCAATGTGTTCTAAATTCCAATCAATCTCATTTCAAATGAAGCTATTAATGGGTTTTTCAGAATTGATTTGATATTAACTTAGAGCTTATTTGTCTTATTCCTTAAAAGGAGTGGGGAGAAGCTTGCTTAAGTTCTTGAGTGCAACTTTCGGTTTTTCACATGAACTTTAATTACAATGATTAAGTTCTGATCAGTGGATCATCAATTTGAAGTTTAAGTAaagcttcttttctttcttcttttcattttcttgtgaTTCCAACTTccagattttcatttttcttgccACACTTGCAAAGAAAGTCCGACGAACTATAAGATTCATGCTCTCTCATTTACCAGCATAATTAGATTATCAACCGAAATTACATGGTGGAGCCCcatcttaaatttatatatatatccttcACTTACTAGAACTTAATTAGGTTTAACACttataaagaaattttcatttacttgGGGAAACCCcatcttaaatttatatatactcATTTTGTGTCggagcatatatatatgtgtgtgtgtgtgcatgcACTCCAATCAGACTGTCCAGGATATTTCTTGTAATCATCTAATTTTGCTCTCTTTATCTCATAATGCAGAAATCAGTTCTACACCTGACAACGAAGGATACTTCTTTTGCAAAAGAGGGAGAAAATACAGAAACAGCGTAAGACCGAATAGAGTGACGGGGTCTGGATTTTGGAAGGCAACTGGCATCGACAAGCCTGTATATTCTGACGGAGGAGAAGGCCAAGACTGCATTGGACTCAAGAAAACGCTTGTATACTACCGTGGAACCGCCGGAAAAGGAACCAAAACGGATTGGATGATGAACGAGTTTCGCCTTCCTTCTGACGATCGTAGCGGCAACACTAATGTCACCAATGCTAAAACAACCTTGCCGGAAGCGGTAAGTtgaaagttttaattttgtaacagGGTTAACTCCATCGAGTGTTCAAAAGTTGAATAATCATGAAATGTTTGTGAAGACCTTACTACATAGTCTAGTTTGTGTTAATTACCTCTATTTCAGACGTTCATTTCTTTACGCGATTTCAGGAAGTATGGACCATCTGCAGAGTTTTCAAGCGAAATGTGTCATCCAGAAAGTACACAAATTGGAAGGAGCAATCATCGGCTAGACGTCAGTCATCAGTAACGGAGTTACCAAGCGCTACAATTACATACAGTACAGAATCTAACAATCAGGAAGAAGCTTACATCAGTTTTGAAAATCCCGGGATTCATCGTCATACCGATAATCTGAAGCCCACCGCCGTCCATCAGATCAATGAGATAAGCCAGTTTAGTAGTGTAGAGCAGTTGAGCGGCAACATACCCAGTAATCCTTATGAATCCATGGCATCATCTTCAAGCCACCCACATGCAAAtggaaatgattttcatgAATTGTTCACTCAAGAGAATTGGGATGAACTTAGGTCGGTTGTAGAGTTTGCACTTGAATGTccaaacttttctttttaaacccGGACGGGACTAGTTGCAATAACAACGacagaaattattttatagactCAGATTAATGCGTTGTTTTAGGttcctatttatatttttgtggtCATTATCCTATTGTTGGTCACTAGCTCCATTCGAGTTTGAAGGGGGGGAGTGGATGTCCGCCTCTATTAGGTATCCCGTATATAAACTCGTGtgattatgtaatttttgCGCTAAAGTTTATCGTAGGATTGTAATATTATGATGTTTGTTAGGATGAACTTTATACTTCGAATTCGGAAGCTAACATGTACACGGCATATATGTAagttcttttgaaaaaaaataaaataaaactaagttGAAATGCTTTTATTATTGAGATTGTTTTAGGGAGAAAATGTAGAATACATCAGAGATACCACGCCATCCATacaacaagcaaattatgttataatatgtatgtatttattttgaataattataatgtaagtgatgattatattaaattcaattacacaTACCATGCATACATCAACTGGTTGTAATATATTAGaagtattctagaatttctcttGTTTTGGATACCGGAcatttgcaatattttttataaatgttttgctGCTAACTAATGTTTATTAACCATCCatctatttaaatattacttCACATTAGTTagtcatttcatttttataaattgatcGTGGATTGAAAGTTACATCATCTCATGCACACATCAATTGGTTGTAATATCCTAGAATATCTCTTGTTTTGGATATCGGGCATTTGCAATATTTTCTATAACCGTTTTGCTCCTTAACTAATGTTTATTAACCATCTATCTATTTAAATATACTTCACATTAGTTagtcatttcatttttataaattgaacGTGGATTAAAAGTTACATCATCTCATTCCGAGTAGAATTAATCAGATCTTATTTAGAATTTGGCTATATCAAATAAGTCATTTAActtgtattaaaaatagaaatttaaagtgaatttagattttatgTTGATTTGATTAGAGTTTTTTGGAACATGATTTGACAGTACAACCAAAGTGCACCCTATTGAACGGTAAagtttaggtttttttttttttttcatgttatttagttttttcatGTTATGTATTTAGCATAAAAGTTAGTTAGTTAAGCACCCATAAAATAACACTCAGTTGGTGGGATTGACATTTCTTTGCCGTGAACAATGCAGAGCTGGTATCAATAGGTAACAAAGTTAAAAGCAAAATTTGAAACTCTTCAATAAACTCAAATGAACGattatttgttttctgttGAGTGAATGTGTCGTGTTATTGGCCACATTTCATCTCTTAACATGTTGACAGTTGCTGAGGATTGAACTGAAGTTTACATTTTGAGAGACATATCTTCCACGTTTTGGGTTACGAACGGCATTATAAACATTTTCGAGGGTATATTAGTCATTCCATGTACCAAGcatcaaaaattgaaaagattaCGAGATGTGCACtcttttaaatatatcaacGATGACTATCTAAAAAggtacaaaagaaaaaattgaaatattaaaaaaaaaaaaattctctctcCGCCATTGCTTGAGCTTGTAGCTGGGAGATTTGATTGGCCAAAAGCTGAAAGTTAATGCATGTAATATCATCTGTTCTTTATCATCTTTAATCACATTGAATTAATCAATCATTCAATTTTAATCTTCTCTTAACCGCAATTTTACTCACTCAAGATCCAACAATCTCTCATATTACTTTATTGAACGCATAGCTGAACTATATCTAGCATTGCCCTGTTCATTATACGAAGTGGGTAAACTTTAGTTATTTTACTTGTTAATTATCAAGTCCAAAGTTCAATCTTTTTCGTTCAAAGTTTCAAGCTTTTGTGTTATCTTGCTAATCAGATGGCGACTCGAAATTGGGTTGCTTTGTTTGTGGTGCTTTCATGTCTTCTTGGCGTTTTGGATGCCAGTGCTGGCGATGCTGATCCTCTTTACAGGTAAAGTTGttgattttcttgtaattttattcatgtaATGTTTTATAGTGTTGTAGCTTTAATTAGGAAATGAATTACTGTGACTCGTGTACTGAAATTTCATTTGACGTTTTTGTGCTTGTGACTCTGAGTTCgctcattttcaatttctagaATTTTTGTGCTTCACTTTTCTCTTTGTATAGTTCCCTTATTGCCTTGTGTAGATGAATTAAGTCTAAAAAAATGGACTATAGGGATCAATAAAAGAGATGAAtcagtggaaaagtgaaaacttTATGTATTCATGACATTCTAGATTTGCTTTGCCTCTAATTCAGTGGAAGCTGTAGTGAATGTAGATGCTTTGTAGATATAATTGCTACACTTTGAATCCTGTTTATTATACAGGTATTCTGAGAAGGCTTTGTAGTTTTGAGTTTTTGGTGCAGTCTTCTTTTAGAGAGACAGAGTGAGAACGAATACATATCTAGGTGCTTTGtcttgtaattaaattactgTGGTTGGTGATGGAGATGCTTAACACATGGTAATGTACACTTCTTGTTTTTGCATACTTGTTCTGAGGGCTATGCCCCAGTGCAGTTTCTCTGAAAGCAAGCCATGGTTGGGCAAATACTTCTACGTTAACTCTTGGTTTCATCAATTCTGGTTCGTTTCTGTGCTTAATTAAATGTATATGCTTGTTCTTATGTCTAATATCAGAACGTTGTAATGGTGTCTTtacaagtaatttttttcaagtgACTCTAGTATGTGCATTTCTTATGGATTCTGTTGTTTTATGCTCTTTCTTGATATGGATAACAGTTGCCGGATTCTCTTATAATTCGATCTTTGAGATTCTGGTACgaggataatttcatattgtGGCAGAATTTCAGAACTTTAATTGTGACATGTTTGAATTTCAGGGCGTGCGTTAAACAATGTGAAGAAACTGGATGTGTTGGGCAgaagtgtttcccacactgcAAATTTTCTTCTGATGGTGCCTCCATCAATGGTCCATGGTACATGCAAGAACCTCTTTACTTGCAGTGGAAGAAATGGGATTGTCTAAGTGATTGCCGTTACAATTGTATGGTTGACAGAGAGATAAAGAGAGATGCACTTGGTCATGGACCTGTTAAATATCATGGTAAATGGCCCTTCATTCGTGTATACGGAATACAGGTTTGCTATTTACCAGCTTTTTACTTCATTGAAAACTTACTTTTGGAGCTTTCTTACAAATTCAGTATGGTTGAAGTATCTCGGCTTGTTACTTGTTTACTCAGGAGCCTGCTTCTGTGGCTTTCTCCGTTCTCAACCTTGCAATGCATTTCCATGGTTGGCTGTCATTTTTCATCCTTCTG from Citrus sinensis cultivar Valencia sweet orange chromosome 9, DVS_A1.0, whole genome shotgun sequence carries:
- the LOC102607053 gene encoding transcription factor JUNGBRUNNEN 1-like is translated as MNGQNIKIDHHCYRDDHEADDRQLPGFRFHPTDEELVGFYLRRKVDKKPLSIELIKQIDIYKHDPWDLPKISSTPDNEGYFFCKRGRKYRNSVRPNRVTGSGFWKATGIDKPVYSDGGEGQDCIGLKKTLVYYRGTAGKGTKTDWMMNEFRLPSDDRSGNTNVTNAKTTLPEAEVWTICRVFKRNVSSRKYTNWKEQSSARRQSSVTELPSATITYSTESNNQEEAYISFENPGIHRHTDNLKPTAVHQINEISQFSSVEQLSGNIPSNPYESMASSSSHPHANGNDFHELFTQENWDELRSVVEFALECPNFSF